The following coding sequences lie in one Cupriavidus sp. WKF15 genomic window:
- a CDS encoding copper chaperone PCu(A)C, which produces MQAKFRAATLAASFALLASGTALAQVDVSNAWVRGTVPTQTASGAFMVLHAHENAKLIGVSSPVGAAELHEMKMEGNVMRMRQVQSLDLPKMQDVELKPGGYHVMLTDLKGQLKKGDTVPITLKIEQGGKVIEQKVNAEVRDMAASTASQSGHGDHKN; this is translated from the coding sequence ATGCAAGCCAAATTCCGCGCGGCCACGCTGGCCGCTTCGTTCGCTCTGCTGGCCTCGGGCACCGCGCTCGCGCAGGTCGACGTCAGCAATGCCTGGGTGCGCGGCACGGTCCCGACCCAGACCGCATCGGGCGCCTTCATGGTGCTGCATGCGCATGAGAATGCAAAGCTGATCGGCGTGTCGTCGCCGGTCGGCGCGGCCGAGCTGCACGAGATGAAGATGGAAGGCAACGTCATGCGCATGCGCCAGGTCCAGTCGCTGGACCTGCCGAAGATGCAGGACGTGGAACTCAAGCCCGGCGGCTACCACGTGATGCTGACGGACCTGAAAGGCCAGCTCAAGAAGGGCGACACCGTGCCCATCACGCTGAAGATCGAGCAAGGCGGCAAGGTGATCGAGCAGAAGGTCAACGCCGAAGTGCGCGACATGGCCGCCAGCACGGCCAGCCAGAGCGGCCACGGCGATCACAAAAACTAA
- a CDS encoding YcnI family protein: MHFLLSRWRHARLWLVPATLMALSATASAHIVFEQKQAAAGSYFKGALMVGHGCNGSATRAITVTVPEGVQGAHPQPKAGWQLEVRRAPLAKPVQSHGKLMTEDVRTLRWFGGTLADAHFDEFVMLMKLPEQGGKLYFPVVQECENGTTEWTQVPADGQTTRDLKSPAAELEVAAPAGHEHGHSH; encoded by the coding sequence ATGCATTTCCTGCTTTCCCGGTGGCGGCACGCGCGCCTGTGGCTGGTGCCGGCCACGCTGATGGCGCTGTCCGCCACGGCATCGGCCCATATCGTCTTTGAACAGAAGCAGGCCGCGGCAGGCAGCTACTTCAAGGGCGCGCTGATGGTCGGCCATGGCTGCAACGGCAGCGCCACGCGCGCCATCACCGTCACCGTTCCCGAAGGCGTGCAGGGAGCGCACCCGCAGCCCAAGGCCGGCTGGCAACTGGAAGTCAGGCGCGCGCCGCTGGCCAAACCCGTCCAATCCCACGGCAAGCTGATGACTGAGGACGTGCGCACGCTGCGCTGGTTCGGCGGCACGCTGGCCGACGCGCATTTCGACGAGTTCGTGATGCTGATGAAACTGCCCGAACAGGGCGGCAAACTGTACTTCCCGGTGGTGCAGGAGTGCGAGAACGGCACGACCGAATGGACCCAGGTGCCGGCAGATGGCCAGACCACGCGCGACCTGAAATCACCGGCGGCGGAGCTGGAGGTGGCGGCGCCTGCGGGACATGAGCACGGGCACTCGCACTAG
- a CDS encoding response regulator transcription factor: MTVTHHPVPEATAPAGSPFLVIDDDAVFSGTLARALTRRGYAVQVAHNGSTALALAARTAFAYVTLDLHLGPPPEAGSTAAAESGLQLVGPLRQALPDARILVLTGYASIATAVAAVKQGADEYLAKPANVDSILTALMAGISEDAAEAALEEPVPLSVARLEWEHIQRVLNEHGGNISATARALNMHRRTLQRKLGKRPVSR; encoded by the coding sequence ATGACCGTTACCCACCACCCGGTTCCCGAAGCGACCGCGCCGGCAGGCTCGCCCTTTCTGGTGATCGACGATGACGCCGTCTTTTCCGGCACGCTGGCCCGCGCGCTGACACGCCGCGGCTACGCCGTGCAGGTCGCGCACAACGGCAGCACGGCGCTGGCGCTGGCCGCGCGCACGGCGTTCGCGTATGTCACGCTGGACCTGCACCTGGGCCCGCCGCCTGAAGCAGGCAGCACGGCCGCGGCCGAATCCGGGCTGCAGCTGGTGGGGCCGCTGCGCCAGGCGCTGCCGGATGCGCGCATCCTGGTCCTGACCGGCTACGCGAGCATTGCCACCGCGGTCGCCGCGGTCAAGCAAGGGGCGGATGAATACCTGGCCAAACCCGCGAATGTGGACTCGATCCTCACGGCGCTGATGGCAGGCATCTCGGAGGATGCGGCGGAAGCCGCGCTGGAAGAGCCGGTGCCGCTGTCGGTGGCCAGGCTCGAATGGGAGCATATCCAGCGCGTCCTGAACGAACACGGCGGCAATATCTCCGCGACCGCGCGCGCGCTCAACATGCATCGGCGCACATTGCAGCGCAAGCTGGGCAAGCGCCCGGTGTCGCGCTGA
- a CDS encoding PA2169 family four-helix-bundle protein — protein sequence MDVNQKQTVIALNQLIEVDRDSELACMAGARDVRNAELRDILASTAETCRASAKELQSMVSAMGGEPSDRGSMNGMFARSWMALRHMLSPNDDDALLGLCEREEETARRQYQSVLMKPLPPETTAAVQRQYDALRLHHERLHAMRGMQIH from the coding sequence ATGGACGTCAACCAGAAACAAACCGTGATCGCCCTGAACCAGCTGATCGAGGTCGACAGGGACAGCGAACTGGCCTGCATGGCCGGTGCCCGCGACGTACGCAATGCGGAGCTTCGCGACATCCTGGCCAGTACCGCGGAAACCTGCCGCGCCTCGGCCAAGGAGCTGCAATCGATGGTCAGCGCCATGGGCGGCGAACCATCGGACCGGGGCAGCATGAACGGCATGTTCGCGCGTAGCTGGATGGCCTTGCGCCATATGCTCTCGCCGAACGATGACGATGCGCTGCTGGGGCTGTGCGAGCGTGAGGAAGAAACAGCCAGGCGCCAGTACCAGTCCGTTCTGATGAAGCCGCTTCCGCCGGAGACTACGGCCGCGGTCCAGCGCCAGTATGACGCGCTGCGCCTGCACCACGAGCGGCTTCATGCCATGCGCGGCATGCAGATCCACTAG
- a CDS encoding ATP-binding protein: MHAVSAATHPPVLTSSPPLPATPAARPSLVSLRRLFWLRWALLAGQALGLMSCEPIIGVALPTSPLLVVFALQALFNVLTGLRLRLHTRHGSAPREAELMGQFLVDLTALSAILFYTGGATNPFVSFYLPGLAIAAAILPWRQVVALACYALACYTVLLFEYLPLDLHDPDKAVNYHLAGMWLNFVASAVMIALFVARLSGVLRQREAQLHLAREQLLREARVEDLNAQAAAVAHEIGTPLATLAVIAGELRGDASDRARGATPVADYLPDLLTVEQQLELCRTILARLREDPATLEPQCIDAWLGSFAERWQLRHPNATLQASASPQAGELAIEPARVGQILTILLDNAARSQQSAGHAQMPLRLDIDLEQGSLAFRVSDHGDGIPPALRAQLGEAPVASPHGGQGIGLYLAQSGARQMGGGLAWQDRPGGGTIAELRVPASPSLAVNPS, translated from the coding sequence ATGCATGCCGTCTCCGCCGCGACCCACCCGCCAGTCCTGACCAGCTCGCCGCCGCTTCCGGCGACCCCGGCCGCGCGCCCCAGCCTGGTAAGCCTGCGCCGGCTGTTCTGGCTGCGCTGGGCGCTGCTGGCCGGGCAGGCACTGGGCCTGATGTCGTGCGAGCCGATTATCGGCGTCGCCCTGCCGACCAGCCCCCTGCTGGTGGTCTTCGCGCTGCAGGCACTGTTCAACGTGCTGACCGGCCTGCGCCTGCGGCTGCACACCCGCCACGGCTCGGCGCCCCGCGAAGCCGAGCTGATGGGACAGTTCCTCGTAGACCTGACCGCGCTGTCGGCGATCCTGTTCTATACCGGCGGCGCCACCAACCCCTTTGTCTCGTTCTACCTGCCGGGGCTGGCCATCGCCGCGGCCATCCTGCCGTGGCGGCAGGTGGTGGCGCTCGCGTGCTACGCGCTGGCCTGCTACACAGTGCTGCTGTTCGAATACCTGCCGCTGGACCTGCACGACCCGGACAAGGCGGTGAACTACCACCTCGCCGGCATGTGGCTGAACTTCGTGGCCAGCGCGGTGATGATCGCGCTGTTCGTGGCACGGCTTTCCGGCGTGCTGCGACAGCGCGAGGCGCAACTGCACCTGGCACGCGAGCAATTGCTGCGCGAAGCGCGCGTGGAAGACCTCAACGCCCAGGCGGCAGCCGTTGCGCACGAGATCGGCACGCCGCTGGCGACGCTGGCGGTCATCGCCGGTGAACTGCGCGGCGATGCCTCGGACCGCGCGCGCGGCGCCACGCCAGTGGCCGACTACCTGCCAGACCTGCTGACGGTCGAGCAGCAACTGGAGCTGTGCCGCACGATCCTGGCGCGCCTGCGCGAGGATCCGGCCACGCTGGAGCCGCAGTGTATCGATGCCTGGCTGGGCAGCTTCGCCGAGCGCTGGCAGCTGCGCCATCCCAATGCCACGCTGCAGGCCAGTGCCTCGCCGCAGGCTGGCGAACTCGCCATCGAGCCCGCCCGCGTGGGACAGATCCTGACCATCCTGCTCGACAACGCCGCGCGCAGCCAGCAGTCGGCCGGCCATGCACAGATGCCGCTGCGACTGGATATTGACCTCGAGCAGGGCAGCCTCGCGTTCCGCGTCAGCGACCACGGCGACGGCATTCCGCCCGCGCTGCGCGCGCAATTGGGCGAGGCGCCCGTGGCCAGCCCGCATGGCGGCCAGGGCATTGGCCTGTACCTGGCGCAGAGCGGTGCGCGTCAGATGGGCGGCGGGCTCGCGTGGCAGGACCGCCCCGGCGGCGGCACCATCGCCGAGCTGCGCGTGCCGGCCTCTCCTTCTCTTGCAGTCAATCCGTCATGA